In the Macrobrachium rosenbergii isolate ZJJX-2024 chromosome 23, ASM4041242v1, whole genome shotgun sequence genome, one interval contains:
- the LOC136851442 gene encoding uncharacterized protein codes for MQDVESSVEKDITALHDCVSHLQSSFANNKSSADLISAGDILSSTFAAVEYEQLSMKETLKELLKVEEEELDTLDNIRSETMGAGVTQQIAQISQANRKKNTLEEEIVSLKNSISHMENLEQQLEKRVKASSQHNLNALPKINSTSQTYISISRLKWDYTAPEDVVKGFVIHPKKKDVTPFKINKPNHSQFFITNFLWQQIAIDNDF; via the exons ATGCAAGACGTTGAGAGTAGCGTTGAAAAAGACATTACTGCATTGCATGATTGTGTTAGCCATCTGCAGTCAAGTTTTGCCAATAACAAAAGCAGTGCAGACTTAATTTCAGCTGGTGACATCTTGTCAAGTACATTTGCAGCAGTCGAATATGAACAATTATCCATGAAGGAAACTCTAAAAG AATTGCTGAAAGTTGAGGAGGAGGAGCTAGATACATTAGACAATATTCGATCTGAAACAATGGGAGCAGGAGTAACACAACAGATTGCACAGATATCTCAAGCAAATAGAAAAAAG aATACTTTGGAAGAAGAAATTGTTTCGTTGAAAAACAGCATTAGTCACATGGAAAATCTGGAACAACAGTTAGAGAAGAGGGTCAAGGCTTCCAGCCAACACAACTTAAATGCTCTTCCTAAAATAAA CTCCACAAGCCAAACTTACATAAGTATTTCTAGACTGAAGTGGGATTACACAGCTCCTGAAGATGTGGTTAAAGGAT TTGTCATCCATCCAAAGAAGAAAGATGTCACACCCTTCAAGATTAACAAGCCGAATCATTCACAGTTTTTCATCACAAATTTCCTATGGCAACAAATCGCCATTGATAATGACTTTTAA
- the mRpL14 gene encoding large ribosomal subunit protein uL14m: MSLALLQRLVLPSSKGTAGLHTTCTLHEIRKMARLRVVDNSKLGKAAMLEGKPPRCIHVYNKKGVGHTGDKVLVAVKGQMKRAILVGCHQNQKPLMPKFDTNNIVLIDDNGSPLGNRIHVPIPTMLRKKLVEMSRPKGADYTKILAIATRFV; the protein is encoded by the exons ATGAGTTTGGCACTGTTGCAGCGGTTGGTGCTGCCATCCAGTAAAGGAACTGCGGGATTGCACACTACATGTACACTgcacgaaataagaaaaatggcaaGATTACGTGTGGTTGACAACAGCAAGTTAGGGAAAGCTGCTATGCTGGAAGGGAAACCACCGAGGTGTATTCATGTATACAACAAAAAAGGTGTTGGTCACACAG GTGATAAAGTACTAGTGGCTGTTAAAGGTCAGATGAAGAGAGCCATACTtgttgggtgccaccagaatcaaaAACCTCTTATGCCCAAGTTCGATACCAACAACATTGTCCTTATCGATGACAACGGCAGTCCACTTGGGAACAGAATTCATGTACCAATCCCTACAATGCTGAGAAAGAAATTGGTTGAAATGTCAAGACCCAAAGGTGCagattatacaaaaattttgGCAATTGCCACTAGGTTtgtttga